The Desulfovibrio sp. region CTGACGGCCTCGCAATTTTCGAGCAGGCAGGCCACCTCGGCCAGTTCCACGCGGTTGCCGCGAATTTTCACCTGATCGTCTGCCCGCCCCAGCAGCAGAATTTCGCCCTTTGACGACCACAAGGCCAGATCGCCCGAGGCGTAAAACCGCGCGCCACCCTCCTGACGCAGACACATAAAGCGCTGCCCGGTCATTTCAGGCTTGTTGTGGTAGCCAAGGGCCACGCTGGCCCCGCCAATCCACAATTCGCCGGGCATGCCCGCAGGCAGTTCGTGCCCGTCGGCACTGCGGATGGAGAGCGTAACATTGGGAATGGGCTGCCCCACGCCAATGGGCTGCGGCTCAAAGGGCGATACTTCCTTCATGGCCGCGCAGACGCAGGTTTCGGTGGGGCCGTAGGCGTTGAAATAGCGCAACGATCTGGCGTAGTGCAGGGCGTCTGCCGCCACCGGCGGTTCGCCTGCGGTGATGAGCACACGCAAACCGGGAAAAGGTTCGCCTTCAAAAAGATTCAGATACGAGGGCGGCAGGGTTACCACGCTGATATCATTATCAATCATGTACTGTCGCAAGGTCCAGGGTGCATTGCGGCACTGGTCGCTGACCGGGTACAGCCCGGCCCCGGCCAGCAGGGCCATGAACATTTCTGACAGCGAGGCATCAAAAATGGGGGGCGCAAACTGCAGAACCCGGTCGTCTTCCTGCACGCCAAATAGTTCTATCTGCCCCTGAATCATGTTGGCAAAGCCGCCGTGGGGAGCCAGCACGCCCTTGGGCTTGCCCGTGGAGCCAGAGGTATAGATGAGATAGGCTCCCTCGGCGGGCAGGGGGGCCTGCGGCAGGGGAATCAGGGGTGACTGGCGGTAGGCAAGGTCATCGAGGTCAAGGGTAAGGCTTGCCCCGGCGTCTTCCACTATATAGGCGAGACGGTCGGGGGCGGCCTTGGGATCTATGGGCAGGTACACCGCGCCCAGCCGCTGGATGCCCAGCACAACCTCGGGCAGGTTGGCCGTGCGGCGTGCCGCCACAGCCACAATATGGCCCCGCCCAACGCCCCGCCCCGCAAGCCATGCGGCACAGCGCAGGGAATTTTCGCGCAGCTGCGCGTAGGTTACGGCATTGCCCCACTCATCCTTTACTGCGGTTCGCGCAGCAAATTTTTCTGCCGTGGCGTCAAACAGCTCTGGCAACGAGCGGATGTCATAGCTCCTGACCGGGCCGTTGCGCCACTGGGCAAGCTCCTGCTTTTCCTCATCCAGCAGATAATCGAGCACGGGCGGCTCAACACCTGCGGCCAGCTGGGCAACCACGTTTTCAACCCGTGCCACAAAGCGGTCAATATCCCTGTCGCTCAGGTGGTTGCGGCTGTTGCGCACGGTAAGCGAAAAACAGCCGGTGCGCAGCTCCTGCATGACCAGCATGCCAAAAAGAACGGGTTCCTTGGCGCTGTGGCGCTGCTCGGCCTCCACAATGGGAAATTCTGGCGTGCCGGGCGGTGTATTGGGCAAAAAATTGACAAAGGTATCGGCCAGAAAGGCAAAATTGCGCCCTTCAATCCTGCGCGCCGCCAGCTGGTAAGGCGTACGTATATGGCGGTAAAACGAAGCATTCTGCGCGCTGATGGCCTCAAGCAGTCTGGCAAATGTCTCGTGGGCAGCCACGTTTACCAGCAGGGGCGGCAGCGACATCATGGCACCCTGCCTGCGGTAGAATACCTTGCGCTCGCCGTAGGCCACCGGTGCAAGAGCCACGACATCTTTTTCGCCGCTCATGAACGAGACGATCAGCGAATAAATACCCGTAAAAAACACCGCAGGGCTGACCTTGTGAGCGGCGATAAGCGCTGCTGCCGCCTGCGAGGCCTTTTCAGACAGCACGTATTTTTTATGGCGGCTTTCACCGAGCACATCGGGGCGGCCCGGCAGGGCGCGCAGCAGCCTTTTTTCCGGCAGGCGGGCAAGGTGTTCTTCCCAGAAAGCCATGTCTTTTTCAAAACGTGGTGAGGCGCAGTGGGCCTGATCCTCAATGTAAGCTTCGTCGCAGGGGCATGGCTCGCCCAGATCTGGAGTTTCACTGCGGGCTAGCGAAGCATAAACATTTGCAATAACAGCAATATGAAAAAATATGGCCAGCCCGTCGAGCACAACATGCGAGCACTTTATGGCGACTGTGCAGGTTGAAGGGCCTGTAAGCACCAGAGCGTAGCGGATGAGGGGATTTTCTACGGGTTCTTCAAAAAACTCGTCGATCATGCGGTCGGCGGCAACGGCTGGGTCTGGCTGCGATGCCGCGTCCAAAATGCGAAAATCGGGCTCGTGGGGCTCGCCCAACAGAAAACGGGGTTCCTCCTCGTCCTGGCACAGCGAGGCCGCGGGCAGAGGCGTAAAATGGAGGGTGCAGCGAATGGCCTGGCGTAGAATCTCGGGGTTGAGCATGCCATCTATATGGTAGCATCCTCTGATGGAGGTTTCGGCATAGTCTGACAGGGCTGCTTTAGCAGAAAGCCACAGTTCCTTTTGACAACCGGTTAAAGGCACAAACTTTGCCATTCCGTCCCCCACTGCGGCATTTATTCGATCATATCGCCATCCTTTGCAAAATATCTTACAGTCTGGATATTAGCAAGTTTTACATATACTTTGGGCGGTTTTTGCCGTAAATTGCAAGCCGCGACAAAACCCGGATACAGCGCAAACCGACTATCTCGCCGGCCCACTTATCCGATGCTCTGGTTCGCCAGAATTGTGAAATTGCCGAAATCCAATCGCAAACAGAGGCCGGAATAATGCACGCAGAACCTTGCTGGAAATGCCTTGATTGGAAAAAGGAACTTACCAACAATGTTGTCAGCATCGACCAGCTGAAGGAATACGCTTCCTTCAGTGCGGAGGAAGAAAAAATCCTTCGCGAAGTGGCAAAGGTGCATCCGGTCAACATTCCCCGTTATTATCTTAGCCTTATTGATAAAGACGATCCTGCCGACCCTATCCGCCGCATGTGCTTTCCTGATGCCGAAGAAATGGTGGTTGCCGGATCCATGGGGGCGACCACTGCCGACCCCTACGGCGACGACAAGCACGACAAGGGCAACGGCATGCTGCACAAGTATGACTGCACCGCCCTGCTGGTAACCACAGAGTGCTGCGCCATGCACTGCCGCCACTGCTTCCGCCGCCGCATCGTGGGGCACTCGAGCCAGCAGACCCTGCGCAACTTTGCCGGAGCGCTGCAGTACATTGCCGACCACCCCAAGATCAACAACGTCATTCTTTCCGGCGGCGACCCGCTCACCCTGGCGACCCCGGTATTGCAAAAAATGCTGGCTGGTCTGGCCGAAATTGCCCACGTGGATTTTGTACGCATAGGCACACGTATTCCTGTCACCTACCCGCTGCGCCTGTTTGACGATGCCCTTATCGACTCACTGCGCACCTTTGCCGAACGCAAGGCCCTGTATATCGCCACGCACTACAACCACGCCCGCGAAATCACGCCCACATCCACAGAGGGCATCAGGCGGCTGCGCCAGTGCGGGGCCACCATCAACAATCAGGCAGTGCTGCTGCGCGGCGTCAACGATACCGCCGAAGACATTGCAGAGCTCATGAACCGCCTGCTGGCCATTGGGGTGAATCCCTACTATCTTTACCAGTGCATGCCCGTTTCGCGGGTGCGGCACCATTTTCAGCTGCCGCTCAAGCAGGGCATTGCCATTGTGGACAAGGCCAAGGCCAGACTCAGCGGTTATGGCAAGCGTTTCAAATACATAATCGGGCACGACATAGGCAAACTGGAAATTTGCGGCATCAGTGACGGCAACGTTGTTCTCAAGCAGATGCACGCCCGCATCGGACACGAAGAACAAGCCTCGCGCATAATCATCCAGAAGCTTGACGACGACGCCGGCTGGGTAGACCTGTAGGCAGAGAGTGCATGCAACATTCTGAGACAACAACGCTTTTCTGCATTCCCCACGCGGGCGGAAACGGCGCGTATTACGCGCTGTTTGCCGAGTTTTTTCCACACACAGTCAAGGTTGTGCCGCTCGATCTGCCCGGCAAGGGGCGCCGTTGCCGCGAGCCTCTGCCCACCAGCATGGAGGCCATGGGCCGCGACCTGCTTGAACAGATGCTTCCAACCGCCCAAACCTCGCCCTACGCCATTTTTGGCCACAGCATGGGCGGCCTGCTGGCCTACGCCAGCGCGAGGCTTGCACGCGAAGCTGCACTGCCCCTGCCCAAGGCACTGTTTATCTCTGCCGCGGCCACGCCAGACAAGGTGCACACGGGCATGGACCGCCCGGTCTCAGCGCTGCAGCCGGGCGAACTGTGGGAATATGTCATGCGCATGGGCGGCACCCCACCGGGCGTGGCGCTTTCTGACGACTTCAAAAGATACATGGAACCCATGCTTGTGGCGGATTTTTCTGCACTGGAAAACTGGCGGCCAGCCCCCTGCCAGCCCCTGCCGGTTCCCATTCACGCCTGCATTGGCAATGACGACACTGTAACAGAAAATGAAGCCAGACTCTGGCACCAGTTTTCCAGCGCGGGCGGTACGGTACGTGGTTTCAGAGGCGGGCATTTTTACATTCAGCACCACTGGCGCGAGCTGGCCGAGCACATCGCGCGTACTCTATACCCGGCGGGCTAACATGCTGGCGCGGCTGTTTTGCCAATGGTCGGCACCCGAGGCCGAGGCTGGCGCAATTCTATGCGTTGGCCTGCATCTTGAAGACATGGCCGCGTGGGCCAGCCAGTGCGTGCCCTATACCACCGAGCACGAAAGACGCGAGGCCAGCCGCTTTGCCCAGATGGCTGACGCAGTGCGTCACCTTGCAGGCCGGGCGCTCGCACGGCGCATGCTGTGCGCCGCAACAGGCCAGAACAATATCGCCCCCTTTGCCCGCAGCCCCTACGGCAAACCCTTTTGCCCACAGACAAATACAGATTTTTCCATCAGTCACAGCGCCGACATGGTTTGGGTGGCGTTGTGCCGCACCGCCACGGTCGGTATTGATGTGGAACAGCTGCGTGCCCTGCCGGACGCCGCCGACCTCACAGACCAGCTGCACCCGCAAGAGCGGCAGGCCCTGCGGGCCCTGCCCGATAATGAGCTGGAAAGGACGTTTCTGCGCTGTTGGACCCGCAAGGAAGCTGTGCTCAAAGCCTGCGGCACGGGGCTGAACACGCCACTGCACAGCTTTTGCGTTAATACGGGGCAGCAACAGGACAACTGGATACTTTCTGCCCCAGTGGCTGACGCCTGCGCCCCACAGTGCGCCGCAGCCTCGCCAGACCAGTGGACCAGCCATGACATTGCCGCCAATGCCGCCTACCAGTGCAGCGTTGCTGCCTGCGGCCCACGCCTTGAGGTGATTGTACGGGTTATGTGAGGTGCCCCGTGTTTTGGTCGCATCGTGGCGAAAACCATGCAGATATGCCGGTTCTGCCTGCAAATTCATGTGGACGATACCGCTTTTCCTCTGATACATTCAAATATGGGCGCAAGACTTTGCGCACCGCGCCAATATGGCACATACACAGCCCGCAAACCCGGTTCCGAACCCGGCTCGGCTGAACCGCCACCCGGCGGATACACTGCGTCTTCGAGAGCGCATCAAAGGTATATTGTTCCATGAGCAGCCGCCTCAGATCGTTCCTCGCCATATTTGCAGCGGCGCACAGAGTCATGACGATGTGCGCGGTAATGCTGTGCGCCATGGCGTTGAGCACTGCTTCTCTGGCTGCTCCCGCCCCGCTGTCTCCCGCACCCCAGACCACCAAACCCAAGATTGCAGCCTATTTTGAGGCTGGTTCGTACTGGGAATTCAGCCTGCTGCAAAAAGAAATCATCAAGGCCCTGCAACAACGTGGGGTTGCCCAGCACATTATTTTTCCTGACGAATTTCATATCAGCCCCGGCTGGGATGCCCCAGACAGCGAGTACCGTGCCGAAGCCCGCAAGCTGATGGCCAACCCGGCCATTGATGTGATCATCAGCATGGGCACAGAGGCCACCAAGGCCCTGCTGGCCGAAAACAACGGCAAAACCCCCATCATGAGCGTGGACGTGGCCGACCCCGCTGGCGCGGGCATTGTTGACCCGGTGACCGGCAAGGGGGCCGCCAACCTGACCATCCGCTATACCAAGAACAAGTGGTTCAAGGTATTTGCCCTTTTTCACGAAGCTCTACCCTTTCGCCGCCTTGGCATCATGTACCACGACAGCCCCGAAGGGCTCTCGTACTCCAACGTTCGCGAAGCCCGCGAAGTGGCGCGCGAACGGGGCTTTACACTGGTGGAATACCCCTTTCTGGACAAGGCCGAGAGCATCGAATCATGCACAAAAGGCGTGAACAGGCTTATGCAGGAAGGCATAGACGCCTTTTACATCTCGGCGCTCAACTGCTTTGACTGGACCCAGGCCAACCCGCAACCGATATTTGATATACTGAATACAAAGGAAATAAAGACCTTTGCGCGCGACGGCAGTGTGCATGTCAGCAGGGGGGCGCTCATGGGGCTGTCCACCCTTGATTATGTGCCCTTGGGCAAATTTTATGCAGACCACATGGCCGCGCAGCTTGGACTTTTGCCGCCCAACACACAGCTTGAAGAAGCGGCCTATACCCCCAAGATTGCGCTGAACCTTGTGACAGCGCAAAGAATGGGCATGGATCTGCCTCTGGTTCTGCTTATCTCGGCAGACGAACTTTTTGACGCTACCCTCGCGGGCGTTGATAAGACGCGCGCTTCACAGTAATTTTTCCCGTAACCCTGAAACCGATTTTATCGAGGTTGCACATGATGAAAGATACGTTGGAAAACAAGGTTGACGGTGTAGAAGATCAGGCAGCCTGCCAGACCGAAGCAGAAACCTGCGAATGCGCTTGCCCCGCTGAAGAAGTCGTGGATGCCATCATTCGCAAGCGCGTTTACGGTGCCATCGGCATCGGCTTTGTGCCCGTGCCGCTGGTTGACTTTCTGGGCCTCACCGCCCTGCAGATTGAGTTGATCCATGCCCTTGCCAAGGCCCACGGCGTGGAATTCAAAAAAGAACGTGTCAAGTCCATCATTTCTTCGCTCTGCGGTGGCCTGCTGACCACCGCCAGCGTGCCCCTTGCCGCCTCACTGCTCAAAAGCATTCCTGTCATCGGCATCACCGCCGGTGCGGCCACCATCAGCATCATGGGCGGTGCTACCACCTACGCTCTGGGCTGGGTTTTTGACCGTCACTTCAGAAAGGGCGGCAACCTGATTGATTTTGACGCCGAAGAAGCCAAGACCTACTTCAAGGAAAAGGTTGAAGAAGGTAAAAACTTTGTGGGCAAGCTCAAGAAAAAGGTAAAGAAGGAAGCCGCTGAAGCCCCCGCCGAGGAATCCGCCACCGAGGCGAAGACCGACGCGGCTTAGCAGCCCCAAACAATATCGGCATCCCCTGATCGGTTTCGGGAATCAGACACAGGGGGCCAGACGGCTGGCCCCCTTTTAGCCATGCAACCATGGCATGATCGCCCCGTGCACCACTGGGCTGCAAGATCCATATGCCTTGCATAAGGCTGCTGCCGCAGCACGCGGCAGTGTGTGTACTATTGCGTTTGACAGCGCCGCGAACCATCATGGGCTGCAAACAGACCGCCAGACCTTTTTTATGGCGCGGCGCACCTGAACACCGGGGCCACAGAACCACATGCTGCAACTGAAAAAATCGCTGTTTCTGAAACTTCTGTGGGAGCAGGCAGGCGACGAGGGCAACAAGATTGTTGCTGCGTGCCTTGGCTCTGGCATCATGCAGGGACTTGCCGTTTTTTCGGTTCTACAGGGTCTGGAACAGCTTTCCTCAGACGACGGCCTACAGTTCCACACATTTTTGGCATTCATGGTCTGTCTCACAGCCTTTTATTTTCTTTTTCGGTATATTACGGGCCACTCGGCGCAAGTTGCCCTGCGCGGCATCATGGCATGGCGCATGCGCATTGCCTCAAAACTGCGCGGCGTCTCGCTGATTGAATACGAAAAGCTGGACAAAAACCGTATCCAGTCGGCCCTGCTTGATGGACGAGAAATGGTGGTTGAAGCCGCCCGCATGCTGGTGGCTGCCTCGGCCAATACGGTGATGGTGCTGGTTTCATTTGCAAAAATGGCCACAGTTTCCATACCCGGCACACTGGGCGTTTTTGTGCTGCTTGGCGCTGGCTTCTGGATTTTTTTGCAGCTCATCAACAGCGTGCATGCCCACATGGGCCCCGCCATGCGGGCTGATCAGCGTTTTTGCGCGGGCCTGCGCGACCTGTATGCGGGCCTGCTGCAGCTCAAGATGCACAAGCCAAGAACTCGTGCCCTTTTTGGCGAGCAGATCATTCCCGACCTCTCTGTCGCATCTGAGGCAAGAGACGCCACCGAACACCGGCACGCGCTGGGCATTTCATTTTTTGCCATGTTCAACTTGCTGATACTGGGGCTGATTCTCTTTATCATGCCCAAGGTTCTGGGGCTTGAGACATCTGAAACATCCTCGCTGCTCGTGCTGTGCATGTTCAGCCTGAGCCCGCTCATCAGCCTGATCACCTCTGTGCCCATGATGGCCAAGGTTGAAATGAGCCTTCAGGAACTGGCGGGGGTTGAAGCCCAGATTGACGCCGTTACCGAGCCCTTTGAAAATGATGGCGTTGTGGCCCGCTGGCAGCAGCCCGACCCGGCTATCCCCGATTTTTCATCCATCGCCATGCGCAACGTGCGCTTTGACTACCGCGACCGCGCCGGGCTGCGAGTCTTTGGCATTGACGTGGAACATTTTGAACTGCACCAGGGCGAGCTGGTTTTCATTCGTGGCGGCAACGGATCGGGCAAATCCACCTTCATGAAGGTGCTGGCTGGGCTGTATGCGCCGCAAGCCGGTGAAATGTACCTCAACGATTCCCTGCTCTGCGATGTGAACATGGAATCGTACCGCAATCTCTTCACCATTGTGCCCACAGATTACCACCTGTTTTCGCGGCCTCTGGGGCTCAACATCACCGCTGAACAGCTTACTGACGTGCTGCGCACCCTGCATATGGAAACCAAGGTCACCCTGCTTGAAGACGGCACATTTTCCACACTTGATCTCTCGGCGGGGCAGCGCAAGCGCCTTGCTCTTGCCTGCGCCTTGCTTGAAAAACGACATATCTACCTGTTTGACGAAGTTGCGGCAGATTTTGACCCCATCTTTCGCCGATATTTTTACGAAGAACTGCTGCCCGACATCATCAGACAGGGCGGCACCATTCTGGCCATCTCGCACGATGATCGCTACTTCCATGTGGCAGACAGGGTGCTGACCATGCGTGAGGGCGGCTTTGTGGAAGAACCCGCAGACCTGGGGAGCACGGCATGAAAAGCCAAGTGATACGCCTGGCGCTCTGCCTTGCGCTGCTGCTTGGCCTGTGCCCTGCACAAGGGGCAGCGGCCAAGGATCTGACGGGCAACTCGAATATTCAGCTGGTACGCGAACTGTACAACAACGTACGTGAGACGCTGCCCTCTGAAGTCAACGCAGCTGAAAACACGCAAACCATCCAGAACCGCCTTAAATGCTACGAGGAAAACCACGATTACGGCCAGCGTATACAGATCTGCAACAATAAATATGTCAAGGGCATTGTGCACCATGCCCGCAAGGCCGTGCATTCACGGCCAAACCTCGGCGAATTTGTACTTAATGTCGATCTTTGCCCCATTCTTTACAATATCTGCATGGGCCAGACAGAAGACGATAAAGAACGCTGCATACTTTTTGAAAGGCAGTGCATAGACTATACGCTTGACATGTTCTGGCGCGGCTCTGCGCAATATACACAGCAAACCTACCGGTTGGACCAATGAAAAGTCTCTGGGCAGCAATACGGGACAAAATACGCCGCAATCGCATACGGATCATCTGTGGTGGTCTTGTTACCACGCTGATAATCCTGTTTCTCTGGCCGAGCATTGTCATTTCCATCAAGCCCGGCGAGCTGGGTGTACTGTACGCGCGTTTTCGCGGGGGCACGCAGTTGCAGCACACCTACGAGGAAGGCATACATTTTATCCAGCCATGGAATATCATGTATATCTATGACGTGCGCGTGCAGGAAGAAACGCAGAACATCGACGTGCTCACAGTGGACGGTCTGACCATCAACGTGCAGATTTCGCTGCGCTTCCAGATTATCCGCGACCGGCTGCCCGCCCTGCATCAGGAAATTGGCCCCCGCTACCGCGAAAAGGTCGTACTGCCCATCATGAATTCTGCCGTGCGCCAGACCATTGGCAGCTACCGGCCAGACGACCTTTATTCCACTGCGCGGCAAGAGCTTCAGGATCAGATGCTTGTGGACGCCGTGGAAGAAATGGGGCGCATCCCCATTCTTATTCAGGGTTTTGTGGTCAAAACCATCACCCTGCCCGAAGTTCTGCGCGATTCCATTGAGCGCAAGCTGGTGGCCGAGCAGAGTTACCTGCGCTACAAATACATTCTGCTTGAAGAACAGCAGGAAGCGCGTCGCAAGATTATCGAGGCCGAAGGCATCAAGGCATACCAGATGCTCGTCAATGAGCACATGACGCAGAACTTCCTGCGCTATCAGGGCATACAGGCCACCAAGGACCTGGCGTCTTCGCCCAACGCCAAGGTGGTTGTTATCGGCGGCAAGGACGGCCTGCCGGTCATACTGAATGCCGATTCGCAAACGGGCGCAGCCTCGCCTGACGCTCCGGCTGACAAATCCGCAGACAAATCAGGCTCGCAGGGGTCTGCCGCCAAATCTGCCCAACAGGCGCCCGCCAGGCAGGATGCAGGCAGGCAGGACGCACCAAAGATGGATCAGGGCAAGACATCGTCTCCCCGACCTGGCGCTGCCTTGCCAGACAATGCACGGCCCGATGCAGCACGTTCAGAAGCCCCCCGGTCCGGCGCAGCGCGGCAGGATTCCGCGACGCAGCCCACTCCCGACGGGGTAAGCTGGATAGCCCCCGGCGAAAGCGTGACAGACTACATCAAAAGGCTCGACAAATCACTGCTGCAACCCAACCGTGGCGGCGCGGTCAGGCAGTAAGGGAGGCCCATCGTGCAGATGCTAGCTATCATACTTGTTCTGAGCCTGTTTATCGGGCTGCTGGGCATGAATTCGCGTCTGGGCTTTTGGGGCAATTTTTTTGCCAGTATTCTGCTCACCCCGCTGGTGGGATTGCTGCTCGTGCTTGCATCGGGCAGCAAAAAGCAACGGCACAACTAGCC contains the following coding sequences:
- a CDS encoding alpha/beta fold hydrolase, which translates into the protein MQHSETTTLFCIPHAGGNGAYYALFAEFFPHTVKVVPLDLPGKGRRCREPLPTSMEAMGRDLLEQMLPTAQTSPYAIFGHSMGGLLAYASARLAREAALPLPKALFISAAATPDKVHTGMDRPVSALQPGELWEYVMRMGGTPPGVALSDDFKRYMEPMLVADFSALENWRPAPCQPLPVPIHACIGNDDTVTENEARLWHQFSSAGGTVRGFRGGHFYIQHHWRELAEHIARTLYPAG
- a CDS encoding SPFH domain-containing protein; protein product: MKSLWAAIRDKIRRNRIRIICGGLVTTLIILFLWPSIVISIKPGELGVLYARFRGGTQLQHTYEEGIHFIQPWNIMYIYDVRVQEETQNIDVLTVDGLTINVQISLRFQIIRDRLPALHQEIGPRYREKVVLPIMNSAVRQTIGSYRPDDLYSTARQELQDQMLVDAVEEMGRIPILIQGFVVKTITLPEVLRDSIERKLVAEQSYLRYKYILLEEQQEARRKIIEAEGIKAYQMLVNEHMTQNFLRYQGIQATKDLASSPNAKVVVIGGKDGLPVILNADSQTGAASPDAPADKSADKSGSQGSAAKSAQQAPARQDAGRQDAPKMDQGKTSSPRPGAALPDNARPDAARSEAPRSGAARQDSATQPTPDGVSWIAPGESVTDYIKRLDKSLLQPNRGGAVRQ
- a CDS encoding DUF697 domain-containing protein — its product is MKDTLENKVDGVEDQAACQTEAETCECACPAEEVVDAIIRKRVYGAIGIGFVPVPLVDFLGLTALQIELIHALAKAHGVEFKKERVKSIISSLCGGLLTTASVPLAASLLKSIPVIGITAGAATISIMGGATTYALGWVFDRHFRKGGNLIDFDAEEAKTYFKEKVEEGKNFVGKLKKKVKKEAAEAPAEESATEAKTDAA
- a CDS encoding ATP-binding cassette domain-containing protein; amino-acid sequence: MLQLKKSLFLKLLWEQAGDEGNKIVAACLGSGIMQGLAVFSVLQGLEQLSSDDGLQFHTFLAFMVCLTAFYFLFRYITGHSAQVALRGIMAWRMRIASKLRGVSLIEYEKLDKNRIQSALLDGREMVVEAARMLVAASANTVMVLVSFAKMATVSIPGTLGVFVLLGAGFWIFLQLINSVHAHMGPAMRADQRFCAGLRDLYAGLLQLKMHKPRTRALFGEQIIPDLSVASEARDATEHRHALGISFFAMFNLLILGLILFIMPKVLGLETSETSSLLVLCMFSLSPLISLITSVPMMAKVEMSLQELAGVEAQIDAVTEPFENDGVVARWQQPDPAIPDFSSIAMRNVRFDYRDRAGLRVFGIDVEHFELHQGELVFIRGGNGSGKSTFMKVLAGLYAPQAGEMYLNDSLLCDVNMESYRNLFTIVPTDYHLFSRPLGLNITAEQLTDVLRTLHMETKVTLLEDGTFSTLDLSAGQRKRLALACALLEKRHIYLFDEVAADFDPIFRRYFYEELLPDIIRQGGTILAISHDDRYFHVADRVLTMREGGFVEEPADLGSTA
- a CDS encoding ABC transporter substrate binding protein, giving the protein MTMCAVMLCAMALSTASLAAPAPLSPAPQTTKPKIAAYFEAGSYWEFSLLQKEIIKALQQRGVAQHIIFPDEFHISPGWDAPDSEYRAEARKLMANPAIDVIISMGTEATKALLAENNGKTPIMSVDVADPAGAGIVDPVTGKGAANLTIRYTKNKWFKVFALFHEALPFRRLGIMYHDSPEGLSYSNVREAREVARERGFTLVEYPFLDKAESIESCTKGVNRLMQEGIDAFYISALNCFDWTQANPQPIFDILNTKEIKTFARDGSVHVSRGALMGLSTLDYVPLGKFYADHMAAQLGLLPPNTQLEEAAYTPKIALNLVTAQRMGMDLPLVLLISADELFDATLAGVDKTRASQ
- a CDS encoding KamA family radical SAM protein → MHAEPCWKCLDWKKELTNNVVSIDQLKEYASFSAEEEKILREVAKVHPVNIPRYYLSLIDKDDPADPIRRMCFPDAEEMVVAGSMGATTADPYGDDKHDKGNGMLHKYDCTALLVTTECCAMHCRHCFRRRIVGHSSQQTLRNFAGALQYIADHPKINNVILSGGDPLTLATPVLQKMLAGLAEIAHVDFVRIGTRIPVTYPLRLFDDALIDSLRTFAERKALYIATHYNHAREITPTSTEGIRRLRQCGATINNQAVLLRGVNDTAEDIAELMNRLLAIGVNPYYLYQCMPVSRVRHHFQLPLKQGIAIVDKAKARLSGYGKRFKYIIGHDIGKLEICGISDGNVVLKQMHARIGHEEQASRIIIQKLDDDAGWVDL
- a CDS encoding 4'-phosphopantetheinyl transferase superfamily protein, with translation MLARLFCQWSAPEAEAGAILCVGLHLEDMAAWASQCVPYTTEHERREASRFAQMADAVRHLAGRALARRMLCAATGQNNIAPFARSPYGKPFCPQTNTDFSISHSADMVWVALCRTATVGIDVEQLRALPDAADLTDQLHPQERQALRALPDNELERTFLRCWTRKEAVLKACGTGLNTPLHSFCVNTGQQQDNWILSAPVADACAPQCAAASPDQWTSHDIAANAAYQCSVAACGPRLEVIVRVM